Proteins from one Sphingopyxis terrae subsp. terrae NBRC 15098 genomic window:
- a CDS encoding DUF1254 domain-containing protein, whose product MTIQTYRQPMARRHLLRLAATLAVAAAAFSPAVRAMTQPGTGDAAMQAAFNYAFPLFEFARMEQTLTESVGGPGTLNRIKQRSQLSDYRSRNVTAPNNDTIYSSLFLELSGGPVEASIPTMRDRYFSVAFMDAFTDNFAYLETRTTGGEGGRVWVVSPDWNGKVPDGVRLVQSTTNDAWMLARILVDGPDDLPAAEALQQQISATVAADRPPARGFNVRAEREASDAANFLAVVNEMLKRSKGGAGQLVRAERFAALGIGAEAPPPSPALLAAWAAYLPSGIADLRQGFLFRDLVVNGWSYQPRGVGDFGTNDHLRAMIALGGIAALGEQEAMYFHANFDASGERLNGANNYRWRLPPGGVPADAFWSLTMYDAQADGRYYLVENPLARYSIGDRTPGLVREADGSIVILIQRDRPEGAMAANWLPAPGGTMRLALRAYMPRAELIERNWRVPPLEQVVAKPAPVPDAMREAHRSAQCFGHGHFLINAALEASVSITRTEYARRNPTIAAPRPSNVDRPIRNNGARALRAGQPRTGHRGDNAA is encoded by the coding sequence ATGACGATCCAGACCTATCGCCAGCCGATGGCGCGGCGGCATTTGCTGCGCCTTGCCGCGACGCTGGCGGTCGCCGCCGCGGCTTTCTCGCCTGCCGTTCGCGCGATGACGCAGCCCGGAACCGGCGATGCCGCCATGCAAGCAGCCTTCAACTATGCCTTTCCTTTGTTCGAATTTGCGCGGATGGAACAGACGCTAACCGAATCCGTCGGCGGCCCGGGAACGCTCAACCGCATCAAGCAGCGCTCGCAGCTCTCCGATTATCGCTCGCGCAACGTCACCGCCCCCAACAACGACACCATTTATTCCTCCCTGTTTCTCGAGCTTTCGGGTGGGCCGGTCGAGGCGTCGATCCCGACGATGCGCGATCGCTATTTCTCGGTCGCGTTCATGGACGCGTTCACCGACAATTTCGCCTATCTGGAAACGCGTACGACGGGCGGCGAAGGCGGGCGGGTCTGGGTCGTCAGCCCCGATTGGAATGGCAAGGTGCCCGATGGCGTTCGGCTTGTGCAATCGACCACCAACGATGCCTGGATGCTCGCGCGCATTCTCGTCGATGGACCGGACGACCTTCCTGCCGCGGAAGCGTTGCAGCAACAGATCAGCGCGACTGTTGCCGCCGACCGGCCGCCGGCGCGGGGCTTCAACGTGCGCGCGGAACGCGAAGCGAGCGATGCCGCCAATTTCCTCGCGGTGGTCAATGAAATGCTCAAACGGTCGAAAGGCGGCGCGGGACAGCTGGTGCGCGCCGAACGCTTCGCGGCGCTCGGCATCGGCGCCGAAGCGCCGCCGCCCTCGCCCGCCCTCCTCGCCGCTTGGGCAGCCTATCTGCCATCGGGTATCGCTGACCTGCGGCAGGGCTTTCTGTTCCGTGACCTGGTCGTCAACGGCTGGAGCTATCAGCCGCGGGGCGTCGGCGATTTCGGCACCAACGACCATCTGCGCGCGATGATCGCGCTCGGAGGCATCGCCGCGCTGGGCGAGCAGGAGGCGATGTATTTCCATGCGAACTTCGATGCCAGCGGCGAGCGGCTGAACGGCGCCAACAACTACCGCTGGCGCTTGCCGCCCGGCGGCGTTCCGGCCGACGCCTTCTGGTCGCTGACCATGTATGATGCGCAGGCGGACGGGCGCTATTATCTCGTCGAAAATCCCCTCGCTCGCTATTCGATCGGGGACCGGACACCAGGGCTGGTACGCGAAGCCGACGGCAGTATCGTCATCTTGATCCAACGCGATCGACCCGAAGGCGCAATGGCTGCCAACTGGCTGCCCGCCCCTGGCGGAACGATGCGCCTCGCGCTGCGCGCCTATATGCCGCGAGCCGAACTCATCGAACGCAATTGGCGCGTTCCGCCGCTGGAACAGGTCGTCGCCAAACCAGCGCCGGTTCCTGACGCGATGCGCGAGGCGCATCGTTCTGCTCAATGCTTCGGCCATGGTCACTTTCTCATCAACGCCGCACTGGAAGCAAGCGTTTCGATCACGCGGACCGAATATGCCCGCCGCAATCCTACCATCGCGGCGCCTCGCCCTTCGAACGTTGATCGGCCCATTCGCAATAATGGGGCGCGAGCTCTGCGGGCAGGCCAGCCTCGAACCGGTCATCGAGGGGATAATGCAGCATAG
- a CDS encoding ArsR/SmtB family transcription factor — MPRFTHPRLEDVPLELALHALADPNRLAMVARLAGTEQLSCTNAAPCDSIPKSTLSNHLKLLRAAGLIETTQVGREMINRLRRKEFEQRFPGLLDAILANRPA, encoded by the coding sequence ATGCCCCGCTTCACCCATCCCAGGCTGGAAGACGTGCCGCTCGAGCTGGCGCTCCATGCGCTCGCCGATCCCAACCGTCTGGCCATGGTCGCGCGCCTGGCCGGCACCGAGCAGCTGAGCTGCACCAACGCAGCGCCGTGCGACTCGATTCCCAAGAGCACGCTGTCAAACCACCTCAAGTTGCTGCGCGCCGCAGGACTGATTGAGACGACGCAGGTCGGCCGCGAGATGATCAACAGGCTGCGCCGCAAAGAATTCGAGCAACGCTTTCCCGGCCTTTTGGATGCAATCCTCGCCAACCGCCCCGCCTAG
- a CDS encoding LacI family DNA-binding transcriptional regulator, which produces MGRPPSVKPTSFDIAYLAGVSQPTVSRALRGSKSVSAATRANIERIARELNYMVDKNASSLRSQRTHTLALLFFEDPTPDESMINPFFLSMLGSITRECALRGYDLLISFQQMHNDWHVAYQDSHRSDGIILLGYGDYQLYLSKLEHLVEMGTNFVRWGSVSSDGIGLTVGSDNVGAGEQAGAHLVEIGRRAIAFLGDASDHAPEFQDRYTGLCRALRAADIVPDAALQRDAISSEASGYAAAQSLLAGRKRFDAIFAASDLIAIGAMRALSEAGLKLPQDVAIIGFDDIPAAGLTSPTLTTVMQDMKGAGTLLVDALLASIDGRPVEQRMLPARLIRRQSTAV; this is translated from the coding sequence ATGGGCCGACCACCCTCCGTCAAGCCGACGAGTTTCGACATCGCCTATCTTGCCGGCGTCTCGCAGCCGACGGTCTCGCGCGCACTGCGCGGCAGCAAATCGGTCAGCGCTGCGACCCGGGCCAATATCGAACGCATCGCACGCGAACTGAATTACATGGTCGACAAGAATGCGTCGAGCCTGCGCTCGCAACGCACCCACACGCTCGCGCTGCTCTTCTTTGAAGATCCGACGCCTGACGAATCGATGATCAACCCCTTCTTCCTGTCGATGCTGGGATCCATCACCCGCGAATGTGCGCTGCGCGGATATGACTTGCTCATCAGTTTTCAGCAGATGCACAACGACTGGCACGTCGCCTATCAGGACAGCCACCGGTCGGACGGGATCATCCTGCTCGGCTATGGCGACTATCAGCTATATCTCAGCAAGCTCGAGCATCTGGTCGAGATGGGCACTAATTTCGTTCGCTGGGGCTCGGTGTCGAGCGATGGGATCGGGTTGACGGTCGGGTCGGACAATGTCGGCGCGGGCGAACAGGCGGGAGCACACTTGGTGGAAATAGGCCGCCGGGCGATCGCCTTCCTCGGCGATGCGTCGGACCATGCGCCCGAATTCCAGGACCGCTACACCGGTCTGTGCCGTGCGCTTCGTGCCGCCGACATCGTGCCAGATGCCGCGCTTCAACGCGACGCGATATCCTCGGAGGCATCGGGCTATGCCGCGGCGCAGTCGTTGCTCGCTGGCAGAAAGCGATTCGACGCGATCTTCGCGGCAAGCGACCTGATCGCGATCGGCGCAATGCGCGCACTCTCCGAAGCAGGGCTGAAACTCCCGCAGGATGTCGCGATCATCGGCTTCGACGACATTCCCGCCGCTGGCCTGACTTCACCGACGCTCACGACGGTCATGCAGGACATGAAGGGCGCAGGGACGCTCCTTGTCGATGCTCTTCTCGCCAGCATCGACGGGCGACCGGTCGAGCAACGCATGTTGCCCGCCCGGTTGATCAGGCGACAAAGCACAGCAGTTTAG
- a CDS encoding SDR family oxidoreductase encodes MSLLGKKALVTGGSRGIGSAIARRLAADGAAVAITYSGNKAAADETVAAIERAGGTAFAVQADASQPEPQRAGVEQAAAALGGIDILVHNAGVAEFSTIADDTDESYDRQFGVNVKGLHVGTRAALPHLRDGGRIILIGSISGEMAFPATAIYSATKAAVAALARGWAKDLASRNILVNTVQPGPIDTDMNPADGEFAKQMIGSIPLGRYGRVEEIAGAVSFLAGPDATYITGTTLNIDGGASA; translated from the coding sequence ATGTCACTTCTGGGCAAAAAAGCGCTCGTCACCGGCGGATCGCGCGGTATCGGTTCGGCGATCGCCAGGCGCCTCGCGGCCGATGGCGCGGCGGTCGCGATCACCTATTCGGGAAACAAGGCGGCGGCCGACGAGACAGTAGCGGCGATCGAGCGCGCGGGCGGCACCGCCTTTGCCGTTCAGGCCGATGCCTCCCAGCCCGAGCCGCAGCGGGCGGGCGTCGAACAAGCAGCGGCCGCGCTAGGCGGGATCGATATCCTTGTCCACAATGCCGGCGTCGCCGAATTCTCTACCATCGCCGATGACACTGACGAGAGCTATGACCGTCAATTCGGGGTCAATGTGAAGGGCCTGCACGTCGGCACGCGCGCGGCGCTGCCGCACCTGCGCGACGGGGGGCGGATCATCCTCATCGGCAGCATCTCGGGCGAGATGGCGTTCCCCGCGACCGCGATCTACAGCGCGACCAAAGCGGCAGTGGCGGCGCTGGCGCGCGGCTGGGCAAAGGATCTCGCCTCGCGCAATATCCTCGTCAACACCGTGCAGCCGGGCCCCATCGACACCGATATGAACCCCGCTGACGGCGAGTTCGCGAAGCAGATGATCGGTTCCATTCCGCTCGGTCGCTACGGCCGGGTCGAGGAGATCGCCGGCGCGGTGTCGTTTCTGGCCGGCCCAGATGCGACCTACATCACCGGAACAACGCTGAACATCGATGGCGGTGCGTCGGCCTAG
- a CDS encoding TonB-dependent receptor: MALSKMHSSSSVAALLLALLANQAAAQEAAPAGDEEAVGTNEIIVTAQKRSENINSVPLSITAVSGDDLQAQGVTDVAGLVKVTPGFNAINSGFGTPVYFLRGIGFFDSSLAAKPTVTVYTDEVPIPYSVMTAGASFDLERVEVLKGPQGTLFGSNATGGAINYISAKPTWTPEAGLALSYGRFNRFSVEGYASGPLSDTLAVRISLRHEGGGDWQKSYTRDASLGQRAFTQGRVQLAFRPVDTVRLNLMVNAYQDHGDTQAPQFTAPFQQSAGFFDPRLPTYPVAPEDNRAADWGTSFPLKKDNWQVQAALRGEIDVSDDITLTSISAYTRFKEAYGQESDGTTLRLTDVFLEGDIKSFSQELRLAGSLMGDGSWIFGGNYEWGKTHELLTQRLNDQSSAHVFDRFGFPSIELVPQLGDTKYRSIAAFADVSVPIADTLTLIGGVRYTDTKVDFSGCTLNAGNGTYARGFELIFGLPSGTIPLGGCVTFDDAGRPGKFAGSLPEDNLSWRGVLQWKPAEGQLFYASVSRGYKSGSFATLAGNRFSQYKPVRQEQVTAYELGFKSALLDRRVQINGALFYYDYLDKQLKGRTIVPVFGPLEALVNVPKSRIKGAELQLVVSPVEGLRANLGATYIDSKVTRSFSNYTAFGAVTDFNGFRFPYTPKWQVNADLEYRWDVGGSKEAFIGANYTYRSSTYGDFKPDARLFIDDYGLLDLRAGIGDADGAWTASLYAQNVTNEYYWNTAARRGDAVIRFTGMPVTYGVNVGFKFR; encoded by the coding sequence ATGGCGCTTTCAAAGATGCATAGTTCGTCGTCGGTCGCGGCCCTGCTGCTGGCGTTGCTCGCGAATCAGGCAGCGGCGCAAGAGGCTGCGCCTGCTGGCGATGAGGAAGCGGTCGGTACCAACGAAATCATCGTGACCGCGCAAAAGCGCAGCGAGAACATCAACAGTGTGCCGCTGTCGATCACGGCGGTGTCGGGCGACGATCTGCAGGCGCAGGGCGTAACTGACGTCGCGGGACTGGTGAAAGTGACCCCGGGCTTCAACGCGATCAACAGCGGCTTTGGCACACCGGTCTATTTTCTGCGCGGGATCGGCTTCTTCGACAGCAGCCTTGCCGCAAAGCCGACGGTCACGGTCTATACAGACGAAGTGCCCATTCCCTATTCGGTGATGACGGCGGGCGCCTCCTTCGATCTCGAGCGGGTCGAAGTGCTCAAGGGGCCGCAGGGCACCCTTTTCGGATCGAACGCAACCGGCGGCGCGATCAACTATATTTCGGCCAAGCCAACCTGGACGCCGGAGGCGGGGCTGGCGCTGTCCTATGGACGCTTCAATAGGTTCAGCGTCGAAGGCTATGCGAGCGGACCGCTGTCTGACACGCTGGCAGTCCGAATTTCGTTGCGCCATGAAGGTGGCGGTGACTGGCAGAAAAGCTACACGCGCGATGCCAGCCTCGGCCAGCGTGCGTTCACGCAGGGGCGCGTCCAGCTTGCTTTCCGGCCCGTCGACACGGTGCGTCTCAACCTGATGGTCAACGCCTACCAGGATCATGGCGATACGCAGGCGCCGCAGTTTACTGCGCCCTTCCAGCAATCCGCCGGCTTTTTCGATCCGCGTCTGCCGACCTATCCGGTCGCTCCCGAGGATAATCGCGCGGCTGATTGGGGCACCAGCTTCCCGCTGAAGAAGGACAATTGGCAGGTGCAGGCCGCGCTGCGCGGCGAGATCGACGTCAGCGACGACATCACGCTCACCTCGATCTCGGCCTATACGCGCTTCAAGGAAGCCTATGGGCAGGAATCGGACGGCACCACGTTGCGGCTTACCGACGTCTTCCTCGAAGGCGACATCAAGTCCTTCAGTCAGGAATTGCGGCTTGCCGGTTCGTTGATGGGTGACGGTTCATGGATCTTCGGCGGCAATTATGAATGGGGCAAGACGCACGAGCTGCTCACCCAGCGGCTCAACGACCAATCGTCGGCGCATGTGTTCGATCGCTTCGGCTTCCCGTCGATCGAGCTGGTGCCGCAGCTCGGCGACACAAAATATCGCAGCATCGCGGCCTTCGCCGATGTGAGCGTGCCGATCGCCGACACGCTGACCCTGATCGGCGGCGTGCGCTACACCGATACCAAGGTCGATTTTTCGGGGTGCACGCTCAACGCCGGCAACGGCACCTATGCGCGCGGCTTCGAGCTGATCTTCGGCCTTCCGTCGGGAACGATCCCGCTCGGCGGCTGCGTGACGTTCGACGACGCGGGGCGTCCCGGCAAATTTGCCGGCAGCCTGCCGGAAGACAATCTGTCCTGGCGCGGCGTGTTGCAATGGAAGCCCGCAGAGGGCCAGCTCTTCTATGCCAGCGTCAGCCGCGGCTACAAGAGCGGCTCCTTCGCTACGCTCGCGGGCAATCGCTTCTCGCAATACAAGCCGGTGCGGCAGGAGCAGGTAACGGCCTACGAGCTTGGGTTCAAATCGGCGCTGCTCGACCGCCGCGTGCAGATCAACGGCGCCCTCTTCTACTATGATTATCTCGACAAGCAGTTGAAGGGCCGCACGATCGTGCCGGTGTTCGGCCCGCTCGAGGCGCTGGTCAACGTACCAAAGTCGCGGATCAAGGGGGCGGAATTGCAGCTCGTCGTCTCACCGGTGGAGGGCCTGCGTGCCAATCTGGGCGCGACCTATATCGACAGCAAGGTCACGCGATCCTTCTCCAACTACACCGCATTCGGCGCGGTCACCGACTTCAACGGCTTCCGCTTCCCCTACACGCCAAAGTGGCAGGTCAACGCCGACTTGGAATATCGCTGGGATGTAGGCGGATCGAAGGAAGCGTTCATCGGCGCCAACTATACCTACCGCAGCTCGACCTATGGCGATTTCAAACCCGACGCTCGGCTGTTCATCGACGACTATGGCTTGCTCGACCTGCGCGCCGGAATCGGCGACGCCGACGGCGCGTGGACGGCAAGTCTCTATGCGCAGAATGTCACAAACGAATATTACTGGAATACCGCGGCGCGGCGCGGCGATGCCGTGATCCGCTTTACCGGAATGCCTGTCACCTACGGCGTTAACGTCGGCTTCAAGTTCCGCTAG
- a CDS encoding TetR/AcrR family transcriptional regulator, which yields MAEASKKTGAASTPTQKRPGSTARPGRKRGSVNKEVIMGVASTMFRERGYDRTSLDDIAAGLSITKPSLYYHFASKEEILLECIARGYILFQQKIADRDDIRLPGRERVRIFIECYVDLLQDNVLSMIVADERVMSDAGKAKSRNYKRMLNRDLLDRLEVGRKDGSLAFDDARIISFGIFGMVNWMTHWQSAALLIEPRTVSNQFVAMILDGIGKP from the coding sequence ATGGCGGAAGCATCCAAGAAGACAGGGGCGGCGTCGACGCCCACCCAGAAACGACCGGGTTCGACCGCGAGGCCGGGGCGCAAGCGCGGCAGCGTCAACAAGGAAGTGATCATGGGGGTCGCCTCCACCATGTTCCGCGAGCGGGGCTATGATCGCACGAGCCTCGACGATATCGCCGCGGGTCTGTCGATCACCAAGCCCAGCCTTTATTATCATTTCGCGAGCAAGGAGGAGATCCTGCTCGAATGCATCGCACGCGGCTATATCCTGTTTCAGCAGAAAATAGCCGATCGCGACGATATCCGCCTCCCCGGCCGCGAACGCGTCCGCATCTTCATCGAATGCTATGTCGATCTGTTGCAGGATAATGTCCTGTCGATGATCGTCGCCGACGAACGCGTGATGAGCGACGCCGGCAAGGCCAAATCGCGCAACTACAAGCGGATGCTGAACCGCGACCTGCTCGATCGGCTCGAAGTCGGACGCAAGGACGGATCGCTAGCCTTCGACGACGCGCGCATCATTTCGTTCGGCATCTTCGGCATGGTCAACTGGATGACGCACTGGCAATCTGCGGCGCTGCTGATCGAGCCCCGCACGGTCTCCAACCAGTTCGTCGCCATGATTCTCGACGGCATCGGCAAGCCCTGA
- a CDS encoding enoyl-CoA hydratase/isomerase family protein — MADFRYLNTSVQDGVGILQLNHPEVRNALGWELHEDIIAALRAWEEDDAVSCVLFIGNEEYFCAGWRVDILNTASDDDRRRFNDLALALMKAIYDFGKPSVAAVAGVAPGYGMDVANMCDITVASENALFGSTQVKYAMNGFYHGIMARVGKQHARRLYYTGDPIDAHEALRIGLVSEVTPVGELRSRSLTLAKQIAEMGPELAKIFKGVALRASNMDHLGALQYELTVTHDLLQRGIFRERIARGFDRLKAGKSVAIERAGKP; from the coding sequence ATGGCCGACTTCCGTTATCTGAATACCAGCGTCCAGGACGGCGTCGGCATCCTCCAACTCAATCATCCCGAGGTACGCAACGCGCTCGGCTGGGAGTTGCACGAGGACATCATCGCCGCGCTGCGCGCCTGGGAAGAGGATGACGCGGTGTCGTGCGTGCTGTTTATCGGCAATGAGGAATATTTCTGTGCCGGCTGGCGCGTCGACATCCTGAACACGGCGAGCGACGACGATCGCCGCCGTTTCAACGATCTCGCGCTCGCGCTGATGAAAGCGATTTACGACTTCGGCAAACCGTCGGTCGCGGCCGTCGCCGGCGTCGCGCCCGGCTACGGTATGGACGTCGCCAATATGTGCGACATCACCGTTGCGTCCGAAAATGCCCTCTTCGGATCGACGCAGGTCAAATATGCGATGAACGGCTTTTATCACGGCATTATGGCGCGCGTCGGCAAACAGCATGCCCGCCGCCTCTATTACACCGGCGACCCGATCGACGCGCACGAAGCGCTGCGGATCGGCCTCGTCAGCGAAGTGACGCCGGTTGGTGAACTTCGGTCGCGGTCGCTGACGCTCGCCAAGCAAATCGCCGAGATGGGCCCCGAACTGGCAAAGATCTTCAAGGGCGTCGCGCTGCGCGCGTCGAACATGGATCATCTCGGCGCGCTGCAATATGAGCTGACCGTAACCCATGACCTGCTCCAGCGCGGCATTTTCCGCGAGCGCATCGCGCGCGGCTTCGACCGGCTCAAGGCCGGTAAAAGCGTCGCTATCGAACGCGCCGGAAAGCCATGA
- a CDS encoding MFS transporter: MEKPRQGFAGMWNVSFGFFGIQIGFALQNANMSRIFQSLGEDIEKLPGLWVAAPLTGLLVQPIIGHMSDRTWLGRLGRRRPYFLAGALLATIALFLMPESPSIWFAAMMLWVLDASLNISMEPFRAFVGDMLRKDQHSIGYAVQTAFIGAGAVVGSLFPALMEAAGVANVAPPGQIPDTVRYAFWFGGLALFLAVLWTVVSTSEYTPAQMAVFEPANADDAPTGPALASRSHIGNVGWIAAGLAVILIQLEFALLREVLLLGTLLIGYGLASMIAIALARRGYEKNMLSSIVGDFAGMPPLMKRLAAVQFFSWSALFIMWINTTPIVAQYHFGTTDAASAVYQAAGNWVGELFAIYNGVAAVAALTLLPWLSRHLGQARTHMVGLACGAIGFASFFLLRDPTQLIFSEIFIGIFWASVLAMPYAILASSLPQAKLGIYMGLFNIFVVIPQLLVATVMGSIMQALFPGEPIYTMAFAALALMMALAAMARVDTASITQ; this comes from the coding sequence ATGGAAAAGCCGCGGCAGGGTTTCGCCGGCATGTGGAACGTCAGTTTCGGCTTTTTCGGCATCCAGATTGGTTTCGCGCTGCAAAATGCGAACATGAGTCGCATTTTCCAATCGTTGGGCGAGGATATCGAGAAATTGCCCGGACTGTGGGTCGCGGCACCGCTGACCGGGTTGCTCGTCCAGCCGATCATCGGCCACATGAGCGACCGTACCTGGCTCGGCCGCCTTGGTCGGCGGCGCCCCTATTTCCTTGCCGGCGCCCTGCTCGCGACGATCGCGCTGTTCCTCATGCCCGAAAGCCCGTCCATCTGGTTTGCGGCAATGATGCTGTGGGTTCTCGACGCATCGCTCAACATTTCGATGGAGCCCTTCCGGGCGTTCGTCGGCGATATGCTGCGCAAGGATCAGCACAGCATCGGTTATGCGGTGCAGACCGCCTTCATCGGTGCCGGTGCGGTCGTCGGCTCGTTGTTCCCGGCGCTGATGGAGGCGGCAGGCGTCGCCAATGTCGCGCCACCGGGGCAGATTCCCGATACGGTTCGCTATGCTTTCTGGTTTGGCGGACTGGCCCTGTTCCTCGCTGTGTTGTGGACCGTCGTTTCGACCAGCGAATATACCCCTGCGCAGATGGCTGTGTTCGAACCCGCGAATGCAGACGATGCTCCGACCGGGCCCGCGCTGGCGTCGCGCAGCCACATCGGCAACGTTGGCTGGATTGCCGCCGGGCTGGCAGTCATCCTGATTCAGCTCGAATTTGCGCTGCTGCGCGAGGTGCTGCTGCTCGGCACGCTGTTGATCGGTTATGGCCTGGCCAGCATGATTGCCATCGCGCTCGCGCGCCGCGGCTATGAAAAGAACATGCTGTCAAGCATCGTCGGCGACTTTGCAGGAATGCCGCCGCTCATGAAGCGGCTCGCGGCGGTACAGTTCTTCAGCTGGTCTGCGCTGTTCATCATGTGGATCAATACCACGCCGATCGTCGCCCAATATCATTTCGGCACGACCGACGCGGCCAGTGCGGTTTATCAGGCGGCGGGCAACTGGGTAGGCGAGCTGTTCGCGATCTATAACGGTGTCGCGGCCGTTGCCGCTCTGACGCTGCTGCCGTGGTTGTCGCGCCATCTGGGACAGGCGCGGACGCACATGGTGGGGCTGGCCTGCGGCGCGATCGGTTTTGCGAGTTTCTTTTTGCTGCGAGATCCGACGCAGCTGATCTTCAGCGAAATTTTCATCGGTATCTTCTGGGCCTCGGTCCTTGCCATGCCCTATGCGATCCTTGCGTCGAGCCTGCCACAGGCAAAGCTCGGCATCTACATGGGTCTCTTCAACATATTCGTCGTCATCCCGCAGCTTCTGGTCGCCACAGTCATGGGGTCGATCATGCAAGCGCTTTTTCCTGGCGAGCCAATCTATACGATGGCCTTTGCGGCGCTCGCCCTGATGATGGCGCTCGCCGCCATGGCGCGTGTCGACACGGCATCGATCACCCAATAA
- a CDS encoding GSU2403 family nucleotidyltransferase fold protein: MAIRIFSDEQARALVNLRQKYEVWVEAERGLAKLPYNLARKEVAGRAYLYQLLDRRGNAKSLGPWSDEQAARLDAYKYEKETLKARSATSRTALGESAAIARAVRVPMIANEAGPILREADRRGLLGGALLVVGTNAVAAYALEAGGFIPELPDETADFDLAWAETDPQHNAQVVWDLLKAVDPTFTVNTERSFQARNAKAYEVEILAAPSRARTMARIDRPQPIPLPEQEWLLEGRPVDQVLICRDGSPARIVAPDPRWFALQKLWMSRQAKRNPLKRGKDRKQGLLLLDAIAEAMLHYPLDDRFEAGLPAELAPHYCEWADQRSKGEAPRW, translated from the coding sequence ATGGCAATTAGGATCTTCTCCGACGAGCAAGCGCGCGCACTAGTCAATTTGCGTCAAAAGTACGAGGTCTGGGTCGAAGCCGAACGCGGGCTCGCGAAGCTCCCCTATAATCTTGCGCGCAAGGAGGTGGCAGGGCGCGCCTATCTGTACCAGTTGCTCGACCGCCGGGGCAATGCGAAGAGCCTTGGTCCCTGGTCCGATGAGCAGGCCGCGCGCCTTGACGCTTATAAATATGAGAAGGAGACGCTGAAGGCGCGCAGCGCGACAAGCCGGACTGCGCTTGGCGAGAGCGCCGCGATCGCCCGCGCGGTGCGGGTGCCAATGATCGCCAACGAGGCCGGGCCGATTTTGCGCGAGGCCGACCGGCGCGGTCTTCTCGGCGGCGCCCTGCTCGTCGTCGGCACCAATGCGGTCGCCGCCTATGCGCTCGAGGCCGGTGGCTTCATTCCCGAACTTCCGGACGAGACCGCTGATTTCGATCTTGCGTGGGCCGAGACCGATCCACAGCACAATGCGCAGGTCGTCTGGGACCTGTTGAAAGCGGTCGACCCGACCTTCACGGTCAATACCGAGCGCAGCTTTCAGGCGCGCAACGCCAAAGCCTATGAGGTGGAAATATTGGCAGCGCCCTCGCGAGCGAGAACCATGGCGCGGATCGACAGGCCGCAACCCATACCACTTCCCGAACAGGAATGGCTGCTTGAGGGACGACCCGTCGACCAGGTTCTTATCTGCCGCGACGGTAGCCCCGCGCGCATTGTCGCTCCCGATCCGCGCTGGTTCGCGCTTCAGAAGCTGTGGATGTCGAGACAGGCGAAGCGCAACCCGCTGAAGCGCGGCAAGGACCGCAAACAGGGGTTGCTCCTTCTCGATGCCATCGCCGAGGCTATGCTGCATTATCCCCTCGATGACCGGTTCGAGGCTGGCCTGCCCGCAGAGCTCGCGCCCCATTATTGCGAATGGGCCGATCAACGTTCGAAGGGCGAGGCGCCGCGATGGTAG